In Oceanispirochaeta sp., one genomic interval encodes:
- a CDS encoding glycosyltransferase family 4 protein — MNKNIGFVSFRIAGTDGVSLEIVKWADVLKSMGNNNFYLAGELDRHPSVSMEFPELHFHHPVTKKIYEQCFSHKNRPEELTGDIHYWRQEFKKVLYQFVARFKIDVLIPQNAVTIPLNVPLGLAITEFAAETGIPVIAHHHDFFWERKRFLTNCIWDYINSSYPPHLGNIQHVVINSSGQNQLALRTGISSTLIPNVMHFEMEPPGKDDYNSDIRQALGVEEDELLILQPTRVVQRKGIEHALEMVSRLERKAAFVISHASGDEGFEYEKRVRDYARLLNVRAIFVDDIILDQRGTTADGRKIYTLQDIYPYADFVTYPSLIEGFGNAFLETVWFRKPILVNNYSIYATDIKPKGFEVVEIDDFITDETIKEVQYLLDHPEVVKRITEKNYQLGLQYYGFTTVQTKLTSLMANIFGSKFVQECIEKEQKPQL; from the coding sequence ATGAATAAAAATATAGGATTTGTTTCCTTCCGGATTGCCGGAACTGACGGAGTCAGCCTCGAAATTGTCAAGTGGGCGGATGTACTGAAGAGTATGGGAAATAACAACTTCTACCTGGCTGGAGAACTCGACCGTCATCCTTCGGTGTCCATGGAATTCCCGGAACTGCATTTTCACCATCCTGTGACCAAGAAGATCTATGAACAGTGTTTCAGCCATAAGAACCGCCCTGAAGAGTTGACCGGCGATATTCATTACTGGCGGCAGGAATTCAAAAAAGTTCTGTATCAGTTTGTAGCGCGTTTCAAAATAGATGTCCTGATTCCTCAGAATGCCGTCACCATCCCCCTGAATGTTCCTTTAGGTCTGGCTATTACGGAGTTCGCCGCCGAAACAGGGATACCCGTGATTGCCCATCATCATGACTTCTTCTGGGAGAGGAAGCGATTTCTGACCAATTGCATCTGGGATTATATCAATTCCAGTTACCCCCCCCACCTTGGTAATATCCAGCACGTTGTTATCAATTCATCAGGACAGAATCAACTGGCATTAAGAACAGGAATATCCTCCACCCTCATACCGAATGTCATGCATTTTGAGATGGAGCCTCCTGGAAAGGATGATTACAACAGTGATATACGCCAGGCTCTGGGTGTGGAAGAGGATGAACTGCTCATACTGCAGCCCACGAGGGTCGTCCAGAGAAAGGGAATTGAGCACGCACTGGAAATGGTCTCCCGGCTGGAAAGAAAAGCTGCTTTCGTAATCTCCCATGCCTCGGGAGACGAGGGCTTCGAATATGAGAAGAGGGTCCGGGATTATGCCCGGCTGCTGAATGTCCGAGCCATCTTTGTGGATGACATCATCCTGGATCAGCGGGGTACTACGGCGGATGGCCGCAAAATTTATACCCTCCAGGATATTTACCCTTATGCAGATTTTGTCACCTACCCCTCCCTGATTGAAGGTTTTGGCAATGCCTTCCTGGAAACCGTCTGGTTCAGGAAACCCATACTGGTGAACAACTACTCCATCTATGCCACAGATATCAAACCCAAGGGTTTTGAGGTGGTGGAAATCGACGATTTTATTACCGACGAAACTATCAAAGAAGTACAATACCTCCTGGATCATCCGGAGGTTGTCAAAAGGATAACTGAAAAAAATTATCAGCTGGGCTTACAATACTATGGTTTTACCACTGTCCAGACAAAATTGACCAGCCTTATGGCCAATATCTTTGGGAGCAAATTTGTTCAGGAGTGTATTGAAAAGGAACAAAAGCCTCAATTGTGA